From Actinoplanes oblitus, a single genomic window includes:
- a CDS encoding CBM96 family carbohydrate-binding protein yields the protein MTTETDSVTATSDGSIRWNHNFRPVRVRKGADWIPVDTTLMETADGRIAPVAASADVSFSAGGDAPMVTIEEGAKEFALDSPLSPLPAPVLAGDTATYPDVLPGVDLQLKADVDGFSQLLVVRNASAARNPRLKELTFHGAGKGLRLASDNDGNLRTTDDRGAVVMTGGGPTMWDAAQNAVLTGRPQHGNGQMKRMRSGVTGDAITLTPDQGMLGSADTLFPVYIDPSLTLSRTAWSIVDTNTPTTAYWNSSQEAQIGTLNGGTTKRRSYFSFELAGTAVAGRNVTAATLQLTETYSGSCTARQFSLYSTGPVSSATTWNNQPALGALQSSATVAKGFSTSCPGGPVAMDATAAVRAAATAGGTATLGLRAASETDNTYFKRFSNNPTLTITYSPAYAVADSLTTDGKACVTGSSRPVVSTNAPTLATTFTSSAIPNANTSFEYQTLDGVTVGSQDVPGAAAGSTVTFVIPQNQLALGGTYRWRVRATDDPTSTAGWYGWCEFTVHASFTATFGQDDGTEAWAASPDAAPNGDQQQVTSIPGEVAVTSDGDNPPVTGVAADEDAETGVDTFTVADSGTPYTVAANPADPPAPGSVDASNAVSSDNSADYCASATGVAACRRPATADEIAAATAEADASASGQVSTSAYATTSTTDPTVLGAVVNSPDYTSTDGQVSAYSSVPTVKRPRSLCYGQPGVWYYTRFEGCLRVLSITIVFDPKGARSGTLAAWETRYVRLNKQRGTWDYHTYLSVSSIIGNVRGIGVTNGGVQCTSKLSPSGRAQRCSTNWTGTGGRLDRQGKIVQFDASVTAVGLDQNEVHQLYAVQFYSFYVVGGLVNPPRTSVQSMYVRCDQAMKGTAQEGCVVGEYLPKITYLTNGTAAQVAKHIKNSQVSKLPSILTRLFDDSRMRANGRTACPSTLTRPEGKQCDEYPFRSSRQGANLYASSDYRTFAGCQMGSKRVTGSAGFSRCFVSSTQNKTAGDALNRFYSSWNDGGYRIIDGESFEVATQ from the coding sequence TTGACCACAGAAACCGACTCCGTTACCGCGACCTCCGACGGAAGCATCCGATGGAATCACAATTTCCGTCCGGTCCGGGTACGGAAAGGCGCCGACTGGATACCGGTCGACACGACACTGATGGAGACGGCCGATGGTCGGATCGCGCCTGTAGCCGCGTCGGCGGACGTCAGTTTCTCCGCCGGCGGCGACGCACCCATGGTGACCATTGAGGAAGGCGCCAAGGAATTCGCCCTGGATTCGCCCCTCTCGCCGCTGCCGGCCCCGGTCCTCGCCGGCGACACGGCGACGTACCCGGACGTGCTTCCTGGCGTCGATCTGCAGCTGAAAGCCGACGTAGACGGGTTCTCCCAGCTGCTGGTGGTCCGCAACGCATCCGCGGCACGGAATCCACGCCTGAAGGAGCTGACGTTCCACGGCGCGGGGAAGGGCCTGCGGCTGGCCTCGGACAACGACGGCAACCTGCGTACGACCGATGACCGCGGGGCGGTTGTGATGACTGGCGGCGGGCCGACGATGTGGGACGCGGCGCAGAACGCCGTCCTGACCGGGCGTCCGCAGCACGGCAATGGCCAGATGAAGCGAATGCGATCCGGGGTCACCGGCGACGCCATCACGCTCACCCCGGATCAAGGAATGCTCGGCAGCGCCGACACGCTGTTTCCCGTATACATCGATCCGAGCCTGACGCTGAGTCGGACCGCTTGGTCGATTGTCGACACCAACACGCCCACGACGGCGTACTGGAACAGCTCGCAAGAGGCGCAGATCGGCACGCTCAACGGCGGCACCACCAAGCGCCGGTCCTACTTCTCCTTCGAACTGGCCGGGACGGCGGTCGCCGGCCGGAACGTCACCGCGGCAACGCTTCAGCTGACCGAGACGTACTCCGGCTCATGCACCGCACGGCAGTTCAGTCTCTATTCCACCGGTCCGGTGTCATCGGCCACGACGTGGAACAACCAACCGGCCCTCGGCGCCCTGCAATCGTCGGCGACCGTAGCCAAGGGCTTCTCCACCAGCTGTCCCGGCGGACCTGTGGCAATGGATGCGACTGCGGCGGTGCGTGCGGCAGCGACTGCCGGGGGAACTGCCACGCTCGGGTTGAGGGCGGCGAGCGAGACGGACAACACCTATTTCAAGCGGTTCAGCAACAATCCGACGCTGACAATCACCTACAGTCCCGCTTACGCGGTGGCGGACTCGCTCACCACCGACGGCAAGGCGTGCGTAACCGGCTCGTCCCGTCCGGTCGTCAGCACCAATGCCCCCACGCTGGCGACAACCTTCACGAGTTCGGCAATCCCGAACGCGAACACCTCCTTCGAATACCAGACGCTGGACGGCGTCACGGTCGGAAGCCAAGACGTACCCGGGGCCGCCGCGGGTTCAACCGTCACCTTCGTCATTCCGCAGAATCAGCTAGCGCTGGGCGGAACGTATCGCTGGCGGGTCCGGGCCACGGACGACCCCACATCCACCGCTGGTTGGTACGGGTGGTGCGAGTTCACCGTGCACGCGAGCTTCACCGCAACGTTCGGTCAGGATGACGGGACGGAAGCGTGGGCGGCGTCCCCAGATGCAGCCCCGAACGGCGACCAGCAGCAAGTGACCAGCATTCCTGGCGAAGTGGCCGTCACGTCCGACGGTGACAACCCGCCGGTCACCGGCGTAGCCGCCGATGAGGACGCCGAGACGGGCGTCGATACCTTCACGGTCGCTGACAGCGGCACTCCGTACACGGTGGCCGCGAACCCCGCCGACCCGCCGGCTCCGGGTTCGGTGGACGCGTCCAACGCGGTATCAAGTGACAACTCCGCGGACTACTGCGCATCGGCGACGGGCGTTGCGGCCTGCCGGCGTCCCGCCACGGCCGACGAGATCGCGGCCGCTACTGCGGAGGCCGACGCCTCCGCGTCCGGGCAGGTCAGTACGAGCGCGTACGCGACCACGTCGACGACGGACCCGACTGTGCTCGGTGCGGTGGTCAACTCGCCTGACTACACCTCCACGGACGGCCAGGTCAGCGCCTACAGTTCCGTCCCGACGGTCAAGCGTCCTCGATCGCTGTGCTACGGCCAGCCGGGTGTCTGGTACTACACCCGATTCGAGGGCTGTCTGCGAGTACTGTCGATCACCATCGTTTTCGATCCGAAGGGTGCCCGGTCGGGGACGCTTGCCGCGTGGGAGACCCGGTACGTGCGGCTCAACAAGCAGCGTGGGACCTGGGACTATCATACGTACCTGTCGGTTTCCAGCATCATCGGCAACGTACGAGGAATCGGCGTGACGAACGGCGGCGTGCAGTGCACGAGCAAGCTGTCCCCGAGTGGTCGCGCGCAGCGGTGCTCTACCAACTGGACCGGAACCGGCGGACGTCTGGACAGGCAGGGGAAAATTGTCCAGTTCGATGCTTCTGTCACCGCTGTCGGCCTCGATCAGAATGAGGTTCATCAGCTTTACGCAGTCCAGTTCTATTCGTTCTACGTTGTGGGCGGGTTGGTGAATCCGCCACGGACCAGCGTTCAGTCGATGTACGTCCGATGCGATCAGGCCATGAAAGGCACGGCCCAGGAGGGCTGCGTCGTTGGTGAATACCTTCCCAAAATCACATATCTGACCAATGGCACCGCGGCTCAGGTCGCCAAACACATCAAGAACTCTCAGGTGTCCAAGCTCCCTAGCATCCTCACGAGGCTCTTCGATGATTCTCGAATGCGGGCGAACGGCCGGACCGCTTGTCCGTCAACCCTTACCCGACCCGAGGGGAAGCAATGCGACGAATATCCATTTCGTTCGTCGCGGCAAGGGGCCAATCTGTACGCATCGAGCGACTATCGCACATTCGCGGGCTGTCAGATGGGTAGCAAACGCGTGACCGGCAGTGCGGGGTTCAGCCGCTGCTTCGTGTCGTCCACGCAGAACAAGACCGCCGGGGATGCCCTCAACCGGTTCTACAGCAGCTGGAACGACGGCGGCTATCGAATCATCGACGGCGAGTCGTTCGAGGTCGCAACGCAATAA